TTACCTAAATTACCTGAACCAATTCCTACtcaaaataatgatgatgaaaataaagaaatttcaatgttgttgaaaagatgtaatgaattgaatatttatattaataaattgatattaaacaaatattatcaaactTCAGATCAATTAAGAGATTGGTTAGAAGTTAGAGATTTACCtggatttattattaattcatttgataatgaagacGAAAAAGACgaacaaattgatgaaatgactaatgatgaaattaatgaaaaaatattaccTGGTTCAATTAATATTgtgaagaattattatgaaaaattggaagaattggaagaacttgaaaagcaaaaacaagtacaacaattgaaagattCAAAATTACCCCAAAGATCACAATcgaaaaatatttataataattatcaacaagCTGCTCATGCAATGGCTGGCCATACAAATAGTATCAAACATAAAATGGTTATGTCTAAAACTGGAACAATAAGGCACATCCCAGTTGGATCTAGATCTGCTtctgtttctgtttctAGATCCGGGTCAGGGACTTCTCCTGCTGGTGGTAGTAAATCACATCTTTATCAATCTGATCGATCTTCTTCAACGAAAGCTGCCGCACCAGTGACTAGAAATAATACCACTATAGttataaaatcaaataatcatagcagcagcagcagcagcaacaacaacaacaataagaaTAGTACTGGTAGTAATGGATCAGAAAATTTATCTTCAACTTCACCAACGTCTTTAACTTCAgcatcaacaacagcttcatcttcatcaccaacaccatcaccatcaatAACTAAAAAAGTTGGGGAAACACCAGTTGATACTAATGATATACTATCGTCACCAatattacaacaacaaaaatcaatGCCAAGTATAAATGCCACCCCTAAATCTACTTTCCAATCGAGTCCAGGGTCTCCATTAATAGGTCCATCATTACCACCTTCAACACTGTCACCATTATTTAATCCACAATCACCTAAATTAGTtaacaataatttgaattcacCTAAAATGGATTATAGTCCTAAACCTGGATTCACTCCTAGGATTAaaccaccaacaccaacaacaccTGCAACAAGTAAGTTTCAACCAGTAAGTAATAcaattaccaccaccaccatatcggtcacaacaacagatttttcaacttcatcTCCAAAAATGTCACCAATGGGAGGTCATTTCAATGCTAATTTCCCTGCCTATTctcaaacaaataataccAACAACTCCAACTCCACtagcaacagcaacaacaacaacaacaatactgGTTCAAAACATCAACGAACATTTtctaatcaatttattaaatgtaaaataattgatccaaaaaatgatataattgttattaaattaaataaaggAGAATTAAAACtgattaatgatttgaaaattgctcttaaatcaagaatcaatataaatttCCCACCTGTTTctcaaccacaaccacaaccacaacaaccacTATCAGAAAGtccaaatttaaattttggtctgatgaagaataaatataatcaagtgtttataaaattaccaaatttaaataattttgaaaatattgatacgataaaattcaattttcatgaatttttaagatttaatgataaaatGTATcttaaaattgaagaaattaaatgatatGATGATGCTGGttcttttatttattttcatttgtaattgtcgtcgtcgtcgtcgttGCTGTtccttttttatttccttattttgatatattcaatttagaaATAATGTATTAGTATTTCagattttattgttttcatttcctttcctttcctttcctttcttCCTGTGTATcatgtttgttttttttttgattttatcgTTTAAAATCTTATCGTTTTATCTATTAGGGtgtgttttcttttttaggagtttttttttttttcaattactTATAAGAGAGTATATATATCTGTATTTATGTATGTATCAATGTGTATTTatatcaataacaacagcagcaacaacaatagtaatagtaatagtatgacaatattaataaatttaatattttgtaatatacttaaatcaaaaaaaaaaagagaatgtGTGGTTTTAAATGTAGAAGAACCACATATAATAGTAAAGGGTATTATAGATAGTAACTATAAACACAATCCTACCAAAGTGAAAAACACCAATTAcatatttgattgtttagTAATTATATTCTTTATCTCTTTACACCCAACTAAAGTAGTTTTTGTTagtttttttaatttttactTAGATTTGATAGctttttttgaaacaaaaaaaaatatagtACGGTagagttgttgttgttaggTTTACTCAATGTTGAACCATCAACAAATATTCTCAAAAAAGACTGATTTAATGTGGAAAGAAgtaaaaattattatagAAGACAGCAAAGATGTGCTTTAAATAAGAGAAATGGACGGTTTATGCCAATAGTAAAACTCTATTTGGTGAGATGATTTTGCCCCCTAACTTCTTGGATGCAATTTCGTGAAgtataaacaaataataaaaataaatattgcCACAGAGCTTACCAAAACCCATCATTCTTTAGTGTAGAATATGACTAGTCAGTTTGATCTTATTTTATACTTAAGCCTTGAATCCCATTGTTTTGATCTAACAAACACTACTTAGTACTATTAGTACCAACCAATTCAGCAAAGTTATTTAATCCATaaccaaatcaattcaaattataaataaacaaataacaTCCCCGATACCAAATTAAGCACAAATAAACGTCATACCTAATAAAATACATCTTAAAAATGTCTagaaattagaaattatttaaaaaggGAACTAATCTTACAGTACTTAACTAATAAACTAAGTGGTTTAAATTTGGATATATATAAaccagttttttttatacCCAATTGTAGCCATTTATGGATATATCTAATCCATCAATGGATAATAGTTGTTGAAGTACTAACTAAAACGAAGAAACTAACTAAcattagtttttttttacaataCTATAAGATTTAAACACCCAAAGATACAATCACTTgggcaaaaaaaatattgaaaaccaaccaatcaacaaaagaaacacTTCTTAGCTATATTacacaaataaataaataagaTCGgagtttaataaattggtaactaactaactaactaactaactaactaaatAAGTACctatatttcaaaaacaacaacaacaacaaacccaaataattaaatacCACAaaatactactactataaataatatatacTCCCCTGTATTAACTAAAATGAACTACTGTAAACAATTGGATCTAATTAGTAGTATAGTatagttagttagttaatAGCTGGTGGTAGTGACTATTCttaacaatcaaaaataaaaatgatacTTTAATATTTGCCAGATGTCATTGAACggcatcatcatcatcaatagtTTGATTTGTGTGTTATCAACtcaaaatttaatatttgtgCAATAACCAAGCAGcaccagcagcagcagcagaaGTAGTATTTGtgtttttaaaaattgactAATTAGATATCGgatttcctttttcttttttttctttacctcaaccaataacaaatcaatattcATATATTATACCTTCTATCAATTATGTTATCGACAACATGGCAACATACTGTTTAATGTATATtgatagtagtagtaacaaaaaaaaaaagagtgaAATAGTATTTAATATAGCTTAACATACAATTACATTCTGCAGCAATTAACGGGTACACCCATACATAAAGTATTATGTGCGTTTACGATAATTACACACACAGATATCCAtaagtagtagtagtagtagtagtagtacaTTCTCACATATTCATTTTCTTGGCTGAAATTTTAATACAACGGTTAATTGGACTTATCGCcaatcatttcttttttttttatttttaaaaaaaaaatcgatTCTTTTAAACAATAGGTATGTACAAGGTTTATTAGTTCTTTTTCGGGGGATGGCAAATGTGGTCTTGATCTAAAACACAATAGAAGTATGATTActattaacaacaacaacaacaagagaatttttctattttttattattgcGTGATTCTTCagcttttttttcctaAATTATTTGTTCAAGCAATTTTCACACAATATTAATTTGggatttcattattattgttaaattatCGTACTACGCacataatataatataatatagaTATAATATAGATATAAAACAACGTTTCTATCTATGTTAATATGATGTAAGTTGACTTAAATCTCATTTAGTTTAATGTATTGTTCTTGTTTAGTAActaatttttatttagttGCGAAAATTTGAAGTCTCAAACTAAGGTtccaagaaaaacaaaattttagttgtgttgttgtctctattgttgttgttgttgaatctACCAATTGTGAAGAATTTTCATTTCCTTCTATTTATTCATATTTTCGAcattaattgataagaaccaaaaaaaaaaaaagtgattGTTATTGGCTGTTCGATATATGATGTTATTTGTCCAATCTTTATACCTCCATATGTTGTGGAATGTAACTTGAACACATGAAGACTAGTACTCTTGTCAAACCCCCATAAAATACAAAAGTTATAGTCACACAAACCAAATGAGAATCAAATGTCAACACCTGAAATGACTGAAATGAATTTCCCAAATGGCATATCAATCTTAGCTTTTATTCCTATTTCTTAAATAAAggataaattaatttgtaAATACTGCTACGATATATTAGATCAATATCTACGACATAATCCAAACAAAAATTCGTAAATgacaaaaatattaaatccgtttatatatacatatagAAGAATAATGAATAAACAATGTCGAACCACACATTCAATGAAAAGTCCACCACTATTTTAGGAAtatgaaagaaagaaagaatgaatgaaagaaaaccaaaattttAACATGTCAGAATAATATGCAGGATGCGACATCATGTATAATGGGTTAAAATATGTACAagtaaacaacaacaaaaccaaatttttaaaagaaaaggagAACTCATGTTGTGGTCtaaaaaatcaactatATAGAGagataaagaaaaggaGATAGATGCCCTCAAGGATTAGGACCAAGtttatttagttttattcCATGACATAATAGTAGtctctgtttttttttttttgtttcaaaaacaatagtttaattttaaatttttcaatactaTTTGGCGTTTTTTTTAGTAGAAGCAGTATActaaaaccaaaattaaaaactcTAATAgtcttgttgtttgttgtttgttgtttgt
This genomic stretch from Candida albicans SC5314 chromosome 1, complete sequence harbors:
- a CDS encoding uncharacterized protein (Has domain(s) with predicted phosphatidylinositol binding activity and role in cell communication), which gives rise to MSKLRQHSITTSPLIISSPTFSAPIRSLTISNPQQSSTISSNLRGNVILVTKYDFVAEGENEISVNKGDLVKLIDRLGNGWVLVKYIDRVQPPGLIPASYVDIAVNDQTNPITLTWLQKDDDDSEQQPTSQAHIDNIIDELNYLDLQFNKVESKFVTINNRPYPIQASISNFLLFNGRIWYRLDIEYSDKSKSYICRYYQDFYNLHIKLLDLYEILSKIEARNSVSNSGGGGGGGSRGDTIKLPKLPEPIPTQNNDDENKEISMLLKRCNELNIYINKLILNKYYQTSDQLRDWLEVRDLPGFIINSFDNEDEKDEQIDEMTNDEINEKILPGSINIVKNYYEKLEELEELEKQKQVQQLKDSKLPQRSQSKNIYNNYQQAAHAMAGHTNSIKHKMVMSKTGTIRHIPVGSRSASVSVSRSGSGTSPAGGSKSHLYQSDRSSSTKAAAPVTRNNTTIVIKSNNHSSSSSSNNNNNKNSTGSNGSENLSSTSPTSLTSASTTASSSSPTPSPSITKKVGETPVDTNDILSSPILQQQKSMPSINATPKSTFQSSPGSPLIGPSLPPSTSSPLFNPQSPKLVNNNLNSPKMDYSPKPGFTPRIKPPTPTTPATSKFQPVSNTITTTTISVTTTDFSTSSPKMSPMGGHFNANFPAYSQTNNTNNSNSTSNSNNNNNNTGSKHQRTFSNQFIKCKIIDPKNDIIVIKLNKGELKSINDLKIALKSRININFPPVSQPQPQPQQPLSESPNLNFGSMKNKYNQVFIKLPNLNNFENIDTIKFNFHEFLRFNDKMYLKIEEIK